The Plutella xylostella chromosome Z, ilPluXylo3.1, whole genome shotgun sequence region ttgttaaaacatttacttTAAAACGATCTACTTGATCTTCCTTATAATACAGGGTTTACAACGTCGTACTTTTAACTCTTATAAAAGTACCGTTCCGaagctgaaaaaaatatatcggaTGGTAATTTGGTAAATATAGAGTTACATTATGAAACTCGTAAGCTGTCacgaaacataaaatatgtagataTAATGACTGTAGATAATAATGATAGGTACTAGCTAGCTCTATAAAGATTCCTACCAACAAATTTCGGttatattacaataattaccTCCGTATATTGTCGTTTACTAACACGGGTGGTCCAAGACAGACTctggaaaaaacaaagcatTTAGCACCAGCATGTTACGGGTGTCGGGTGTGTATATTTGAAAGTCTCTATTTGTGCAACAAAGTTCcttgttttaataatataaagagCCTTGCTTCCCGTTCTCCTTTGAAAGGTGCGATCATTGTGCTCGCATTTATAAATGAACTATGAAGGTACCAACAAAGTACACACATGACCCAACTTTAGTCTTTGGTAGGACAATAGGTACGTTTACTGCACGTTTACTGTGTTTTGTGTTTGTTAGTGACAGTACTGACAGTACGCCTGGAGAGTTTACACTTTGTCCCGCCTGCGGTTGGATGCTTTGAAAAAGAATCCAAAGAGACTGATTATTCTGGAAAACCAACTGAATAACTGTTGCACTTCtgtgtcatattattataaatgaacGGTGTTACTTAACAATTTCGGAACAATCAAACAATTCGGACCCATCCTACTCACTTTGTCCATGTCATTTGTACAGCGTTTACTACTAACGTTGGTTGATACAGTTAACGTTAGCGTACGTCGTACGTCGTTGCACCTCGTACGATGACACAGCTAACAGTCTATGCACAGTCTGACCCTCACACTGCACTTTACATTCACACTCCGGTGTTTAGTAAACTGTCAACAATAATATGGATGTTTAACTTACGTCAGGAAAAGCGTGTTTAATTTCTTTCTAAAAAATGCAATTGTTTGCAGTTTTATGAACAACTTTCTGTGAATTCCTTGGAATTGCAACAGTTACTTTATAAAACGGAATACTTACTTACGAGTAGAACTGTTTCGCGGGAGTTGCTGAGTTTCATTGTCTTCGATTGCATGAATGAACCTTTTGTCGCTTTACTTTTTGTACCGGGcatttcaattaaataaataaagagaaCTATTTACACGTAAAAAAActttctttatttacatttaaatttatttaaatcatgaACTTATACACTAATTATCTAGTTTTCCCTGAACTTGGGGATACCGTAGGTCTCGTGGGGGACTCCTTGGATGGTAGAAAGTGTGTTTACGGTTCCGAAGTTTTGTGTTTGGTCCTTGGAGAAGCCGGATTGAGCGATAGCGCTGGCCTCGGCGTCGTTCTGGAACCCTCCCAGGGTGGAGGCCTCCGCGGAAGCGTAGTTCTGGTTGTCAGACGTGTTGATCAGGTTTACGGGCAGAGGGGTGGACGCGGTGAAGATGGTCTGGCTGTTCTGCTCGACAGCTTGGCCCGACAGCGGGGTGGCGATGGGGTGCGAGTTGCCGCCGTGCAGGGAGTAGGAGGCGTCAGAGGAGCTGGAGAGAGCCGGAGTCTCGACCCCGGAGTAGCTCACAGAGCCGGCCTGGTTCTTAGTGTTGTAGTCGTTCACTATGTTGTTAATCACATTCTCAGACCCTTCCTTGCTGTTGTATTTGATGAAGAACACTTCAGGCTTCGCTGGGGGCTTCTGTTCAACCTTGGGCACAACAATCTCTCCACCTTCTTCGGGTTTCTGGACAAGAACGTAAACAATGGTCTTCTCTTCGTTCTGTTGCTGGACAGGGACGAGCTGAGGAGCCGCGGCCTGCTGCGACGGGGTCTTGATGAAGATGATCTTGTAGTGCTTCTGTGGGGGTGGCAGCACCGGGACCTGACGGTACTTGGGCTCTTCGGGCTCTTCGGGCGCGGAGTGCAGGTAGAAGTGCTTGAACACCTGCGCGGGCTGCTGTTGCTGCTGCCTGTAGTACTCCTGGTACTGCTGCTGGATAGAAGACTGGTACTTGTTCTGGTACTGGTTTCCGTACTGGTACTGTACAGTCGACAGAGGTACTGGTGCTGCCGAGTATTGGTAGGTGGGAGTGTTAAGACCGGAGGAGTACTGGCCCAGAGAACCTAAGTTTTGAGTTTGGTAAGCATTTCCATTGTTGTATTGGGATCCGCTCTGGTAGTCGTAGTGCGCTCCGCCGACTGGGCCGCTGGAGTGCTGGGAGCTGCTGGACTGGATGGTCTGGTAGTTGCCACCGGCGCTAGGGAAGGCGTTGAGGCCGCTGTAGCCCTTGTAGTAGTTGTTGGAGAAGCCCTTGACGCCGCCAGCGTTGCCGAGGTTGGCGCTGCCGAGGTTGCCGGCGCCGGAGTAGCTGGAGTAGCCGGTCTTGTAGCTGGAGCTTCCGTGCTGGTGCGAGGGCACGCCGTACGACGTGTGCGGCACCTTGTAGTTGAAACCGGGCGCAGTGCCGCTGGTGATGCCGATGTCGGCCACCGCCGCGGCCACGAGCGCCGTGAGCGCCtgcaaattaaaaaacaattttcaatTCGCAGAAAAGCAACGATGCGATTCGCAATGCGCGAACGGGTCGctattaattttaacaattcagATGCATTTCACCTGTCAATTCgacttaaaatttaaacgcTGGAAGGCATTGTTAATTCAATTTGTAGGTACAACATGATCGCTGATATCGGAGCGGTCGGATACACGATTCGTTTAAAGTGGATATTTGTTAGTTCCGTCAGGGAGATCATTGACACCGACTGCGGTGTTGCAAGCGAGGCTCGTGTCGGATGTAACTCTGTGTGCTGTATATGATATGCCCCTTGGCGGATCTGGATGTGACAGGTGCACATATACTACTCCTGCCTGAGCATCTACCAAATGAAATAAAGGTCCAAATATAAAATGACACACAATTCAAATACATTTGCAGACAATATATTAGGTGCTCTATACGCAAAagatatataggtaggtaatttaagtAAGTGTTTTGAGAAACTgtactattatattttttttatcctaTCAGAAGACTTTCTTATAAAAtccattgtttatttatatctgCATACATTCCTaggtttttctttctttcaactATAACTGACATCAGCTAAGTTGgtaaacgaaaataaaaacaacaggGCTTATTTGTAAATTGAAAATTAAGAAATCAAGAATCACATTACATGATCCCATTGTTTCCGATTTATGTAAGACCCTAATAAAATCTTGATCATACATTTACAACCACAACACCGACGTGTTAATTATAACACCGTACCGGATAAAAAAACTCTCACCCGGTTATCAATTTCAATCAATCCATTGGCTCTCAATCCGAGAGTAATAAATACCGGCTAATGAACCGCTCGTCATCGCGGCGCACCGCTCTGCATTAGCAGTATAATcatcatatttaaattaccCATATCTACTATTCAATAACATAATATCTTCATAAGATCGTAAAAGGGTCTTGCCCAACTTCGGCATATGCAATCGGATCTACCGGAAAAGTTTTTCTCAGAAATTTGAATCTCAATGACGTCTAGTTAGATCGATAACGAAAGAATAGAAAGTTCAGGGGCAAGGTCGTGCGGGCGATGGTATTCCGTCAATTTGTCAGATTCCCGGGTTATGCAAGAGTGTGCCTGGTTGGTCAACAGTGCCCCGGGCCGGCCGCTGCGGGTGCGATGAACCTCCCAACTAACACcgtagcgttaaaaaaactctcatataacttgtataatggttccattcgaaaattaaagtgttaagacatagctgtataagagtgtaggagagtgctctaactcacttataa contains the following coding sequences:
- the LOC119694803 gene encoding uncharacterized protein DDB_G0283357; translated protein: MSYGVKVQNIGKKFGGVSVSARYRLSRFNYELIAYISCGGQRPPAEQPVSYPGTQSRNMKIFLALTALVAAAVADIGITSGTAPGFNYKVPHTSYGVPSHQHGSSSYKTGYSSYSGAGNLGSANLGNAGGVKGFSNNYYKGYSGLNAFPSAGGNYQTIQSSSSQHSSGPVGGAHYDYQSGSQYNNGNAYQTQNLGSLGQYSSGLNTPTYQYSAAPVPLSTVQYQYGNQYQNKYQSSIQQQYQEYYRQQQQQPAQVFKHFYLHSAPEEPEEPKYRQVPVLPPPQKHYKIIFIKTPSQQAAAPQLVPVQQQNEEKTIVYVLVQKPEEGGEIVVPKVEQKPPAKPEVFFIKYNSKEGSENVINNIVNDYNTKNQAGSVSYSGVETPALSSSSDASYSLHGGNSHPIATPLSGQAVEQNSQTIFTASTPLPVNLINTSDNQNYASAEASTLGGFQNDAEASAIAQSGFSKDQTQNFGTVNTLSTIQGVPHETYGIPKFREN